The sequence below is a genomic window from Cloacibacillus sp..
CGTTTTTCAGCCAGTCCGAGCCAAGCCATGACTTGAGGCATATTCTGCCGTCAGGCTGGCGCACGGCAAGCCCCCAGTGTTCGGGGCCCTTCATCAGGACGCCTTCGATCACGGCCTGACCGCCTACGGGTATGCGCTTCGGAGGAAGTTCCGTAAGGGCGGCGGCCGCTATATTCAGCAGATGGAGGGGGCTCATTCGGAAAGCAGGCTCTCCATATTTTTATACGGTTCTCCGCAGGGGTGCGCCTCCGTGCATTTCCCTGAGACTACGCATGACGGCCCCGCCGTCTCAAAGAGCAGCGGAGCTGCGGCGCGCACTTCGCGCAGCATCGCGCGCGCGGCGTCGCGTATCTCCCACTGGGCGCGACGGCAAAGGCGCAGCGCGAAGAAATGATGCAGCTCGCGCGCGTTCATCGTGACGACGAGGCGCGTCTCCGCTCCGTGCGGCAGTATGAAGCGCGCGTCTTCCTTCGGCACGCCAAGCTCGACGAGCTTCATGTAGGCCTCATGAGCGGCGTCAGCCTGAGCTTTGAAGATAAGCGCGGCCCTCGCGTCCGCTTCGACCGACGGAGGCACGATGCAGCGGCAACCCGACATCTCTACATAGCGCTGGCTCTGCTGAGAGTAGCTGGCCATTCTGTGACGCACCAACTGGTGGGTCGCGACACGGCTCAGTCCTTCTACGGCGAAGGTAAACGAAGCGTGTTCAAAGGTGGAGAGATGTCCCGCCTCGCGCAGCATTTTCAAAAAAGAGGCGGTCTTTGCCGGGTCAAGGCCGTCAAGAATTTCCGCAGCGCCGGACGGGCTGTAGCAAATTTTCGCCGCCGCCGCTACAATGCGGTCGGCCTCGGGCGTTGCTGCTATTAGTTTTGCAAAAACGGCCATGCCGGAATCACTCCTTAACGATTTATAATCAAGAAAAATTTTAAAAAATTAATTTTTGTGAAAAGAGATGAAAAAAGAAGGGAGCCGCACACAAGCGCACCTCCCTTCTTAAATGAAAAAGCTATTCGGCGGTCTCTTTCACATTCTTCTGTCCGTAGTCAACTCCGGCATATTTCTGACGGAATTTCTCAAGACGCCCCGCTTCGATGACGCGGCCCTTTTTGCCGGTGTAGAAAGGATGGCATGCGCTGCAGACGGAAACTCTCATGTCTCCGACTGTTGACTTTGTTTCAAATGTATTGCCGCAGGCACAGGTCACCTTGCAGACTTCATATTTCGGGTGGATATCCTTCTTCAATTTGTTGCACCTCCAGATGTTCAAGTACGTCTAACATACAGCAATGTATTATATGCCAGATTCATCACAAGCGCAAGTTTTACCAAGAGAAACTTTGCGCTGAAAAACGAAAAAAACAGACTGCTTTTTTATGCGCGCGCCATTTCGCATATTTTTTGTTGCGCAGGCGCCGCGAACTTTTTTGTTTCCTAGACCTCTTTCAGCGAACGTCCGCGTTTTGGCTCGGCTTTCAGCGGCACCTTCAAAACGTTGACGCCCTCCATCGTTTCTACCAGCAGTTTTTCGACGGCCGCAGCATCTTCTTCTCTGCATTCGCAGATTATGGAGTCGTGTATCTGGAGGACGATGCGCGCGTTCGGAAAATCTTTCTTAAGCGCCTCGTCGAAGCGAAAGAGCGCTATCTTCGCGATGTCGGC
It includes:
- the rpmE gene encoding 50S ribosomal protein L31 — its product is MKKDIHPKYEVCKVTCACGNTFETKSTVGDMRVSVCSACHPFYTGKKGRVIEAGRLEKFRQKYAGVDYGQKNVKETAE
- the thyX gene encoding FAD-dependent thymidylate synthase, with translation MAVFAKLIAATPEADRIVAAAAKICYSPSGAAEILDGLDPAKTASFLKMLREAGHLSTFEHASFTFAVEGLSRVATHQLVRHRMASYSQQSQRYVEMSGCRCIVPPSVEADARAALIFKAQADAAHEAYMKLVELGVPKEDARFILPHGAETRLVVTMNARELHHFFALRLCRRAQWEIRDAARAMLREVRAAAPLLFETAGPSCVVSGKCTEAHPCGEPYKNMESLLSE